AAGGCGCGCCCGTCCGAACACCCGAACCTGCGCTGGTTCTCGCAAGGCCTGCCCGATTTCCTGAAGTCGGCGGAGCCGTATTCAGACCATCCCGTGCTGTCCGATCTTGCTGCGCTGGAAAAGACCCTCAACGACGCCTTCGACGCTGCGGAAGGCCCGGTGGTGGGTCTTTTAGACATGGCCGGCTTTTCCCCGGAGGCCTGGCCCGATCTCGAATTTGTTCCGCACCCCAGCGCCTTCAGACTCGACCTTGCGACCAATGCGTCCGCGATCTGGCTGGCACTCAAGAACGAAGAGACCCCGCCGGATGCGGCCGTGCTGGAACAACCCATGCGCCTGCTGATCTGGCGTCAGGACACGACGCCGATGTTCCGCGAGCTCCCGGCTGAGGAGGCGATGATGTGGGATGAAGCCGCCGACGGCGTTCCGTTCGACGTGCTCTGCGAAATGCTCGCGACCTATGACGACCCCGACAGCGCGGCGGCGCGCGGCGCCGGCTATCTGCACGGCTGGATTACATCGGGACTTTTGACGGGTGTTTCCGTCGGCGCTTAGATGAGATGAAAGGCCGGCCATGGCCGCGGACACCGATCGCCATTTCATCGAACGATTGACATGGGACGAGGTGGCGCGGCGCATTCATGACGGCGCGCCTGCGATATTGCCGATCGGTGCGGCGGCGAAGCAGCACGGCTTCCACCTTCCCCTCAACACCGATCGCCTTCAGGCCGAATGGCTCGCGGCCAGAATTGCCGAACCTGTCGATGCCCTGATCTGGCCGACGCTGACCTACGGCCATTATCCGGCCTTCGTCGAATATGCCGGAAGCGGCAGCCTGTCGGCAGCGACATTCGAGACGCTCGTGCACGAAGTTGCCGTCGGAATTCTCGGCGGCGGATGCCGCAAGCTGCTCGTGCTCAATACCGGAATCAGCACGCTGGCCCCGGTCGATCGAGCACTGGCGCGCCTCGACACCAGCCGGGTGATGCATTTGTGGACCCACGGAGGGCCGCGCTATCCCCGGGTCGCGAAAGGGTTGGCGCAACAGGCCCACGGCAGCCACGCCGACGAGCTGGAGACCTCGCTGATGCTGGCGCTGGCGCCGCACCTCGTCGACATGGCGCGCGCCGAGGCAAGCCCTGCCGTGACCCGGGACACGCCGGGTCCGCTGACGCCGTCGGATCTGAATTCGCCGAACTACAGCCGTTCCGGCAGCTATGGCGATCCGACACTGGCGACATCGGCCAAGGGCGAGATGCTGCTCGCCGCCATGCTCGACGATCTCCACGAGCACGTTGCCGCTTTCGTCGGGAAACCACCAGCCACCGAGCCGAAACCCGCCACGATGCAAAGCCCGTTGCGATGAGGAACGCCACCGCCTTTAGCTGGATGGTCGCGGGCGCCGTCATCGCGTCCATCCTGGCCAGCGTCATCTCCTTCCGCGCCGACGCGCAATCGGAATACATGCGCGGCGATCGCATGCCTTACGATGCCTTCGACCACTTGCCCAAAACCGATCTCGAAATCGCAGGCGGCTCTATTCACGTCGCGTTCGCGCCCGGCGACATCGCACTGCCGAAGGAAAAGGTGCTGGACTGGATCAGAATGTCGGCCAAGGCAGTCTCGACCTATTACGGACGTTTTCCGGTCAGCTCGCTGAGATTGCTGATCGTGCCGGTCGATGGCGCGCGGATACGCGGCGGCACCACGTGGGGTTATCGCGGCGCCGCGATCCGCATCCCGTTCGGCCGCGACTCCACCGAAGATGTCCTGCGGCGCGACTGGGTGATGGTGCACGAGATGGTGCATACCGCCCTGCCCGATCTCGACCAGCGCTATGCATGGCTGTCGGAAGGACTGGCCGTCTACGTCGAACCGATCGCGCGGGTGCAGGCCGGCGATCTGTCCGCGCGCGCCGTCTGGCAGGATATCATGCGCGACATGCCCAAAGGCCTGCCGGAGAGCGGCGACCAGGGCCTCGACAATACCGACACCTGGGGCCGCAAATATTGGGGCGGCGCGATGTTCTGCCTGATCGCCGATATCGAAATCCGCAAGCGGACCAACAACCGCCTCGGCCTGCAGGACGCGATGCGCGGGGTGATATCGGCCGGCGGCAATCACGAGAAGGATTGGTCGCTGGAGCGCGTGCTTTCCACCGCCGACAAGGCGGTCGGCGTCGATGTGCTGACGCGCCTTCACAACGAGATGGGACCAAAACCGGTAACCCCCGACCTCGCCGCGCTGTGGCGCGATCTCGGGCTGAGATCGCAAAGCGAGAGCCTCGAATTCGACGACACCGCGCCGCTCGCGGCGATCCGTAAGGCCATCACCGAGCCACGCGCTTGACAAGCGCCATCTCTTTCGCACGCGCAACAGACGCTGGGCGAAACCCTGCACAAAGCTGGCTTTTCGGCGCGCGATGTTGGAAGGTTCCCCCGACTTGCTGCCGCGCAGAAAGCCGGGGTTGATGACCGATAGCCCAATTACCAAAACCAACTGGCCGGTCTTCCGTTCGCTGGCCTCGTTCCGCCCGAGCGACCTGCCGGGCGACCTGATCGCAGGGCTGACACTCGCCGCCATCGCGATCCCCGAGCAGATGGCGACCGCGCGGCTCGGCGGTTTCTCGCCGCAGATCGGCTTCTTCGCGTTCATCGCGGGGTCGCTGGGCTTTGCCATGCTCGGCGCCAACCGCTTCCTGTCCTGCGGCGCAGATTCCACCATCACGCCGATCTTCGCCGGCGGTCTGGCACTGCTGGCGACGGTGGGCTCGCCGGAGTTTCAGTCGCTCGCGATGGCGCTGGCGCTGATGGTCGGCGTGATCATGATCGCCGGCAGCCTGTTCAAGCTCGGCTGGATCGCCAACCTGCTGTCGACGCCGGTCACGGTCGGCTTCCTCGCCGGTATCTCCGTGCACATCCTGGTCTCGCAACTGCCCGGCGTGCTCGGGCTGCCGTCTCCCAACGGACCGACCCTCTACAAGCTCGGCGTTCTCGCCCAGGAGCTCGGTCAGACCAACCTCTATACGCTGGTGATCGGGCTTGGCGTGCTCGCGGTCGTCGCCGGGTCGGAAAAGATCAGCGCACGCATCCCCGGCGCGCTGATCGGCCTTGTCGCGGCCACTATCGCGGTCGTCGTCGGCCACCTGGAAACGAAAGGCGTCAAAGTCGTCGGCACGGTGCCCGGGACGCTGCCGACGCCGTCGCTTCCGGATATTGCGCCGGAGCGCTGGGTGAAACTGGCATCGTTGGCGTTCCTGATTGCGATCGTCGTCATGGTGCAAACGGCGGCGACGACGCGCTCCTTCCCCTCCGATCCCGACAAGCCGGCCGACGTTGATCGCGATTTCCTCGGCGCCGGCGCGGGCAGCATCCTGTCCGGCCTGTTCGGAGCGTTTCCGGTCAATGCCAGCCCGCCGCGCACCGGCATTGTGTCGGAAACCGGCGGGCGCACGCAGCTCGCCGGCCTGGTTGCCGCCGCAATCGTGCTGGCGCTGCTCGCCTTCGGCGCGACGCTGCTGCAACACGTGCCGGATGCGGCGCTCGGCGGCGTGCTGCTGTTCGTCGCGCTGCGCATCATTCGCGTGAAACAGATCGTCACCATCTTCCGGCAATCGTTCGGCGAATTCCTGCTGATCGTGGCGACGGCTGCGGCGATCATCGTGCTGCCGATCGAGCAAGGCGTCGCCGTCGGAATCGCGTTGTCGCTGCTGCACGGCATCTGGACTACGACGCGGGGACGGTTGGTCGAGTTCGTTCACGTGCCCGGCACCACCATCTGGTGGCCCATCAGTTCGCGTGTGACCGGCGAACGCAAGCCGGGAGTTGCCGTGGTCGGCCAGCAGGCGCCACTGTCGTTCCTTAACGCCGCAGGCTTCCACAGCGACGTACTGAAAGTCATCGGCACGTCGACCCCGAAGCCGCATCTGGTGGTGATCGAAGCCAGCGGCGTTGTCGAGATCGATTTTACGGCCGCACAAGCCTTGCTCGATCTGTTCCGGGAATGCCGGGACGACGGCGTGACGATCGCCGTCGCGCGGCTCGAATCCACCCGCGCCCAGCGGGCATTCGAACGCTTCGGGCTCTATGAGGTTCTGCCCAGGGACCATGTCTTCCGCAGCGTCGACGAAGCCGTGCGCGCACTTGCCGGGCAGAATTGATCGGTTCGCATCAAGGCGCGTCAAAACAGGGATCTGGAGCTTCCTGGGGGGTCCAGATACAAAATCGCGAAAACAACCCCATGCAAAGTAGAATGGACCCCGGCCCGCAGCACTCCTGCTACCTGGGCACACGAAAAAAATGGTCCGTCGTCGCGGCCCAACCTAATCTCATCCCCCCTCTAGAGTCTTTCCGATTTAGACGGAAGCATATCCAGCGTTGCGCAGATAGTTTGCGCATTCTTGCGGTGTGAAGTGTTGGAGAAGGCTGCCAATTTGGCGCCACACGCCTTCGATGGTGCGCTCTTCGGCTTTGCGGAGCAGGGTTTTGAGCTTTGCGAAGACCTGCTCGATCGGATTGAGGTCCGGGCTATAGGGCGGAAGGAAGACGAGCCGTGCGCCGGCAGCTCGGATAGCTCTTCGGATAGCGGGACCCTTGTGGGAGCCGAGATTGTCCATGACGACAATGTCGCCAGGTTGGAGCGTTGGCACCAGCAACTGCTCGACATAGGCACGGAAGCTCTCGCCGTTGATCGGCCCGTCGATGACGCAGGGCGCAGCGATGCGGTCGTGCCGGAGTGCTGCGAGGAAGGTCATCGTCCGCCAATGGCCGTGCGGGACCTGAGCCTTGAGCGGGATGCCCCGTCGCCACCAACCATGGGTACGGGTCATGTTGGTCTTGGCCCAGGTCTCATCAATGAAGACGAGACGGGTAGGTTCGATTTTCGATTGGTGCCGTCTCCACCAGGCGCGGCGGCGCGCGATATCAGGACGATCCTGCTCAGCCGCGAACACGGTTTTTTTTGAAGCTGATGCCCTGGCGCT
The Bradyrhizobium sp. KBS0727 genome window above contains:
- a CDS encoding DNA-binding domain-containing protein; translation: MSNSSEMNDFARQQAEFQRGILTGDDTVLSEILDSPREKRETLFGVYRYAYGSRLVDAMRNDHELLHLYLGDEMFDEMGYAYVKARPSEHPNLRWFSQGLPDFLKSAEPYSDHPVLSDLAALEKTLNDAFDAAEGPVVGLLDMAGFSPEAWPDLEFVPHPSAFRLDLATNASAIWLALKNEETPPDAAVLEQPMRLLIWRQDTTPMFRELPAEEAMMWDEAADGVPFDVLCEMLATYDDPDSAAARGAGYLHGWITSGLLTGVSVGA
- a CDS encoding creatininase family protein, which produces MAADTDRHFIERLTWDEVARRIHDGAPAILPIGAAAKQHGFHLPLNTDRLQAEWLAARIAEPVDALIWPTLTYGHYPAFVEYAGSGSLSAATFETLVHEVAVGILGGGCRKLLVLNTGISTLAPVDRALARLDTSRVMHLWTHGGPRYPRVAKGLAQQAHGSHADELETSLMLALAPHLVDMARAEASPAVTRDTPGPLTPSDLNSPNYSRSGSYGDPTLATSAKGEMLLAAMLDDLHEHVAAFVGKPPATEPKPATMQSPLR
- a CDS encoding SulP family inorganic anion transporter; this encodes MTDSPITKTNWPVFRSLASFRPSDLPGDLIAGLTLAAIAIPEQMATARLGGFSPQIGFFAFIAGSLGFAMLGANRFLSCGADSTITPIFAGGLALLATVGSPEFQSLAMALALMVGVIMIAGSLFKLGWIANLLSTPVTVGFLAGISVHILVSQLPGVLGLPSPNGPTLYKLGVLAQELGQTNLYTLVIGLGVLAVVAGSEKISARIPGALIGLVAATIAVVVGHLETKGVKVVGTVPGTLPTPSLPDIAPERWVKLASLAFLIAIVVMVQTAATTRSFPSDPDKPADVDRDFLGAGAGSILSGLFGAFPVNASPPRTGIVSETGGRTQLAGLVAAAIVLALLAFGATLLQHVPDAALGGVLLFVALRIIRVKQIVTIFRQSFGEFLLIVATAAAIIVLPIEQGVAVGIALSLLHGIWTTTRGRLVEFVHVPGTTIWWPISSRVTGERKPGVAVVGQQAPLSFLNAAGFHSDVLKVIGTSTPKPHLVVIEASGVVEIDFTAAQALLDLFRECRDDGVTIAVARLESTRAQRAFERFGLYEVLPRDHVFRSVDEAVRALAGQN
- a CDS encoding IS630 family transposase (programmed frameshift) → MARAYSLDLRERVVGLVASGETCRAVAELYDVSVASVVKWSQRARATGSAAAKPMGGRRPYLLEGERDWLLARLAEKPDLTLHALLAELGERGVAVSCDTLWRFLKRQGISFKKTVFAAEQDRPDIARRRAWWRRHQSKIEPTRLVFIDETWAKTNMTRTHGWWRRGIPLKAQVPHGHWRTMTFLAALRHDRIAAPCVIDGPINGESFRAYVEQLLVPTLQPGDIVVMDNLGSHKGPAIRRAIRAAGARLVFLPPYSPDLNPIEQVFAKLKTLLRKAEERTIEGVWRQIGSLLQHFTPQECANYLRNAGYASV